In Hymenobacter sp. GOD-10R, the sequence GTAGCGGAGGTAATCTCGTTATTGTTGTCGACGCAAACGTAGAGTCGCTGCGTTCCCGCACGCACGGATAACTCGCGCGTTTCCTGCGTGATGTTGCGTGCTACGCGGTAACAATCCGCCGTGTTGGTGATGCGCCCCTTGGTAGCCATGAACTCTTTGGCGGCCTCTGGCTGATCGGTGATGTACCAGTGGCATTGGGTGCTCACGGCGGGAGCGGCATCCGCGCGGTTCTGGCTTGCCAATGCTTTCGCCCCGGTCAGCAAGGTAGCGGTGGTCGTCATAGTTGGATCGAAAGCCACCGCCCCTAATACTAGCGCCGTACTCCAGCTAATGGGCGGTTGTCCCTCGTCGCGCACATCTAGCTTGTAGATGGCCCCGACGGTGCCTTCCGGTAGATTGACGACGAAGACCGTGCGACTACTGCCGGAGTTATAGTACGAATGCAGCTTGGCCGTGCTCACGGGCAAGGCGTCCTGATAGGTATAGCGGCATTGTACGAGGCGCCCGTCCTCGTGCCATTGCTGGTAATCGCGTTGCCGCTCGCCTTGTACGAACGTGCCGCGAAAGTGTAGCTGCCCCGTTTCGTACCAGGCCGTACACAGCCCACTAGGGACATCCGGCGCTTCCTGCACCAATTTCCCTTGCCACTGCTTTTTCCAGGAAGGATAAAAATAGTCGCGTACCGTCCCCGTGGGCTTCCCGTCCGCCGTATGGCGCACAATGCGTGCGTACTGGCGGTCCTCCGGCACCTGCGTTCGTTCCCAATCCTGATCGAAGTAGAGCGTGTCGGGTGGTGCCAGGGGCGCGGTGATGGGCTTGGCGCGCTGCGCCCATAAAGGGAGCGGCAGGAAAATACCCAGCAACACGACGTGCATAGGCAACTTTGTAAGCGCAGGCAGGGGGAACACGCCGCGCAAGAGGCGATAGAATGGCGATAACACGAGAGCCTGATTCGCTTTAAACGGTAAAGGGGCGCTTTGCTTCTCCAGATCTCATCCGACACTAGGCCGCCGTGGTTTCAGACTGGAATAAGTGTAGCAGAGAATAGAATAAGATAGCTGCTGCAATAATATTAAAATATATTAATATATACTGCTCATTGCGGCCGTCGATGCTTGTAGATAAGCAAGAAACCTGCATAAGTAGTATGCAGCAATGCCGCTAAGGCAAGAGCGGCAGGCGTTTTTTTCTAGGTTCAAAGCGCCGTAAACAGCCCCTCTACTGTTTGCTTAAATGCTGGCTGTTCATTATTATTACGTGTTCATTACACATGAACATACGATAATAATGAACACTTGGACGGAGCAAAACCTCTTGGATCTGGCAGCGGCGGCCCTGCAGGAGCAGTTGCAACAGCCAGTTCAGGTACAGGAGCCACAGGTGGCAGCCACAAGTGATCCTCACCTCCATTTGGACGGTCGACTATTGATCGGGGAACCAGCCTGCGGTTTTCGAGTAGAAGCTAAGCGAAAGTTTACTCCCGCGATGCTGGCGCAATTACGCACCCGAAACCAGCAAAGCACTGAGCCACCTGTCTTGGTTATTCCGTATGTATCCGATGCACTGGGACAAGCGCTGCAGCGCCAGGGGGTATGTTATCTCGATACGGCGGGGAATGCCTACCTCCGTTCGACCGACCCGCCCTTCTTGGTGCTGATCCGTGGGCAACGGCAATCACAAGTGGCAGCGCATGGGCCGCAGCGGGCTTTTCAACCGGCGGGCGTGCAGCTGCTCTACCATTTACTGAGTACGCCTGCACTCTTACAAGCCAGTTACCGCCGTCTGGCCGAGCAGGCCCAGGTAGCCCTAGGCTCCGTAAGTATCCTGCTGCGTAGCTTACAACAACTGGGTCTCCTGCGCGAGGAAGAGGGCATCCGCCGCTGGACAGAACCAACGCAAGTGCTACGCCGCTGGGTGGAAGCCTACGGGGAGGTAGTCCGCCCTAAGCTCGCCGCCCAGCGCTACCGCTGGCTTGATTCGAACGTGGCTCGGCAAGGCTGGCAAGTCATAGAGCTTGGCTCTCAGGCGGCGTGGGGCAGCGAACCCGCGGCGCATCTACTGCTCGACGGCTACTTACTGCCGGAGTTCTTTACTATCTATTCAACTTTACCGCGCAGTGCGGTCATGGGCCAGTTGCGGCTGGTACCGGATCCTGCTGGCAACGTAGAAGTGCTTTCTCCGATGCCAACATCCTTAAACGTAGAGAGAGTCTACCCACAAGCCGTACCCCCGTTACTGGTCTATGCCGACTTACTCCTAACAGCCGATCCCCGCAACCGGGAAGTGGCCCACTTGCTGCATGAACGCTACTTATCCGATCTGGCCTGAGCACCTACAACCAGCGGGTATGAGCCAAGCGATGGAAGCCTTGGAGCGCGGCTTTGCGCAGTTCGGCATTGACTTCTACCTGATCGGCGCAGTGGCCCGCGATATCTGGTTAACCCAGGTCTATGACGAGCCAGCGCGGCGTATGACCAAAGATCTGGACCTGGCGGTGTTCATTCACGACACAGCCGAATACGAGGCCCTGCTGAGCTGGCTGCAGGAACGCGAGGGCTTTCGCTTGACAGCGCATAGCGCGTTCTGCTTACTATACGAGCCGGCCCCCAACGCAAGCCGGGTCACGATCGACCTGATGCCTTTCGGGGCCATCGCCGATGAAGCGGGAACGGTGCACTTCACGACTCGAGGGGTGGAGCGTATCTCTACGGTGGGTTTTACCGAAGTGCTAGCGGGCGCGGCAACCATGATCACCCCTGCGGGGCAGCCTTGGCGAGTCGTGACTTTGCCGGGTATCGTCATCTTGAAGCTGCTAGCGTGGCAGGATCGGCCCGAGCGGGGCAAAGATGCCACCGATATCTGGGGCTTGCTGGCCCTCTATTTCGACTTAGTGACCGAGGAGATCTATACCCACCATCTCGACTTGCTCTCGGAAGAGGAAACCCCAGATACGACCAAGCTGACGTTGCTGGTTGGAGCCCGCGTACTGGGCCGTCATCTTCAGCAACTCGTAGCAGCACAGCCTATTCGTGCGCGCCTACTGGCGTTATTGGATGCCGAGCTCGCTTTACAGGACCGTAGTCCGCTAGCTAGAACCATGAGTCAGCAGGGACCAACCCTTGCCACTGTTCTGGCGGCGCTCACGGCATTGCGTGCCGGGATGCAAGATCCAGGGCCACCTACGCATTCAAACCACTAAATAGTTAGCCAACCAGCAGGAGTATTTCCTTCACAGTACACCTTTCTCATGAATCCAAGAAGCAAGTTGTACTTTGATTAGTGAACAACTTGATTGAACCATTTTCTCGCCCTTGTACCACTCCCAACTGCCCCTCTTCTTAGGCGGACAGTTGTTCAGTTAAACGAGGTTAAGATTGTTGCTTTAGAGCTTCTCGTTTCGCTTACTTGATGAGCACCAAGCGCAGCGTGAGTTCACCAGCTGAGAGGTAGCAAGAGCCGAGATCAAGGGCAATACGCTCACCCTTACTGAAGTGCCACTCCGCGCCAAGTTGACGATGAAGCTGACCATCATAGCCTGGCAGTACGGCCGTAACAGCGAGTTAACGCTTCAAGCGGCGGAGCTGGTACCCCTGTTTTACTTGACAAAGCAGATGACCTCGCCCCTGCGGAGGCTAGGTCATCTGCTTTGTCAGCGTTTCTTCCAAGTCAAGTCTACTGCTTCTGTATGCAATCATGCTGCCGCTCTCTCCCTCGCTGCCCTGCTAGCCACAAAAATCAGGGCTACCATTTTGGCAGCCCTGATTCATCTAAGTTGTATGATTTTAAAACTTGTCCCAGAATATTTTGGAAGTAACTACATCTCCCCCTATTGCAGTTGCTGCCGCATTGTAGTTAGCACCATTCAAATTAGCTTCGGTAGTGGGGTAAGTTAACCGAAGCGGAATATCCGATATGGCAGCCGCAGGTTTTACTAAAGCAGGGGAGTCCAACCTTCTCCACTCCTTCCACGATTCTACTGGCTCGTTATATAGCGCAATCCATTTTTGAACACCAATCTTTTGCTTGTAGGAGGTGCCTGCCGTAGCGTAGGCAACACTAGGCTGAGCTAGGTAGGTAGCTGCGCTGGCAGCAGTTCCTTTCCAGTCCGCCACAATAGAGTTCGTAATGGCTGCATTGTAGTGGCTTTCTGCCGTGCCACCTACCGCAAAGCCTCTTTCCACTGCCTCGGCTAGCAGAAACTGTACTTCTGTGTAAGATAGTAGGGTTGCGGGGAAGGTAGGATCTTCCAGCACTGTGCCCGGAGCAGAGTTGGCTTCGTACGAGTTGGGCGCTCCGTACGTACCGCCTTTGTAAGTAGTGGGCGTGACTCCCCCAACCGGTTTGAAGTACGTGCTTATCCTAGGATCTTTCAGCGCATTCAGCTTGTCAACAAAGGTATTGGCCCCCACGAAGTCTGCTCTGCCGCTGTTTACCAAGGATACCCACAGCTGACTAGCATTCGGAATACTTGATAAGTACGTCAGCTTGGTATCATCCGTACTGGCAGTAAATACGTTAGGAGCTGCCGCCTCAACTAGCGTCTTTGCTTTGGCCGCATCAACGTCGGCTAGGGTCATGCCCAAGCGTAGTTTGAGTGAGTTCGCAAACTTAATCCAGTTTGCCGTAGAGCCTTTATAGTATAAATCGGCATTGCCCAACCCATTGTTGGCTGCATCAAATTGTCCGATTGCGGTATTCAAACGAGTACTTAAGTCGTTGTAAATCGCAGCATCATCATCAAACTTGGCATTCAACTTATCGATATCCAGGGCCTCTGAGTAGGGGATATCACCAAAGGTATCTACCAAGACCATCCAAGCATACACTTGCAGTACCTCAACGGATGCTAGTTGATTGGCCCTGACCTTTTCCCGGGCTACCGGATCCGTAACGCTCAACAGCGGGTCTGCCGCAATCAACCTTTTGGCTTCGTTCAGGTCACTCAGCACGTCTCTATACAACGGGTCCCAGAAGAATCGGTTGATCGTCCTGATTTCGATGTTGTATTGGCTCTCGTCGGGGTAAGTGGTTTCCGCCCAGTACTGTACGTACAGTCGGAAAGGGTTAAGGTTATAATCCGGCGTCGCAACGGTGTTAGCTAACATGCGCTGTGCATTGCTAACCAAACTTGTACTTGGTATAGTCGAAGCCGCTTTCGGGTTAATATTATCCAGCTCATCTAGCTTACTGCAAGAAGTTGCGAGCAGCAGCGCCGGAATGCAAAACAAAAGTGTCTTTTTCATCTATGTTCCAATTAAATCTTGGTTTAGTTTCAATTAAAATTGGAATCTTAAGTTGAAGCCAATATTTCTCGTGGCTGGGATGCTGCCTGACATATAGCCTAGACCAAAGTTGCCACCCGCGCCCGCGCCCAAGTTATCCTCTGGGTCAGCATAGGGAACGTGCTTGCTGATAATCCAAAGGTTGCGGCCAGTGATCGAAAGGTCGATGCTTTTTACCAATCCAATTCTGGAAACCAACGGCTTAGGCAAGGAATACGTCAGCGAAGCTTCGCGCAGCTTCGCAAAACCCGCGTCATAGATGTGCATCTGAGCGGGCTCGTCGTTACCATAGATGGCAGACAAGTTCTCGATACGCTTGTCATTTGGCGTGCCGTCGGCTTTAACACCGGGCAGAATCACGCCGCCACCTTGAGCAATTGGGCTTCTGGATGGATTGCCTAGGTCGTTCAAGCCGGTAGTTTCCTTATACAGACCGCTGCCGTAGCCATAGTACGTGTCAAGGTTAAACAGCTGGCCACCGTGGCGCATGTCTACCAGGAAATACAGGGAGATGCCTTTGTACGAAACTGTGTTGGAGATACCGCCTAGCCAAGCTGGGTTAGGGTTAGCGATTACCGTCGTAGCGGGCGATTTAGCATACAGGCCGTTGGTGCCCACTACTTTTTCGCCGTTCACGTAAGTGAAACCAGATCCGCGGATCAGACCGAATGGCTGGCCGATGGTCGCGTTGGACGATACACCGCCTTGGTAGCTAGCCAGAACCAAGTTGGAAGTGCCTTCAGCCAAGCTGAGTACTTTGTTGCGGTTGCGCGTCCAGTTGGCATTCACTGTCCAGGTGAAATTGCTGGTTTTGATAGGTGTCACAAAGCCGGAAAGCTCTACCCCTTTATTTTCTACCTCACCGGAGTTCACGTATTTGAAACCGTAACCGGTGGTGGTAGATACCTGAATAGGAATGATTTGATCGACCGTGTTCGATTTGTAAACTGTTGCTTCAAACCCGATGCGGCTGTTTAAGAAGGCGGCTTCAACGCCAGCCTCAACGCTCTTAGTTCTTTCGGGCTTCAGGTTAGGGTTGTTCCGCGTGTTCGGCAGTGAGAACAGCGGAACAGAGCCGTAGCCACCAACAGAAGGTCTAGTGGAGCTGTTGATTTCCTGATCCTGTTTTCCGTACGAGTTATAGATAGAGTAAACAGGAGCATCTGCGCCTACTTCAGCATAGTTGACGCGTGCTTTGCCATAAGACATCCAAGGAGCTTGTTCTTTCAGGAGCTCTGAGAAAACAAAGCTGCCTGCTACGGAAGGGTAGTAGTAGACGTTATTCCCCTTGGGCAAGGTGGAAGACTCGTCGCGGCGGGCCGTCAAATCCAAGAAAGCTAGGTCTTTGAAGCCCAGCGTAGCGCTGGCGAAATACCCATTTACGCCCCAGCGTTGATCAACTTCCGTAGGTGGGTTGAGCGGGTTAATAGAGTTAGAGAGCGAATACAACCTAGGTACCACCAGACCGCCACTGGTTTGGGCGAATATAGAGTTGATCTGGTTTCTCCTAAAGTTGGTGCCAATCAAACCTCTGATGTTGAACTTGTCGGTGATGTTCTTGTTGAAGTTGGCAATCAGGTCGTAGTTGTATTCCCGCGACGTTCTGTTGTAGCGGGAGTAAAAAGGTGTTCCGGTGCTACCAACCGCGTTTCTTTCTTCCTGCAATTCGTCGTACGAATCCAAGGTCACGCGACCCATAATATCAAACCAGTCGTTGACTTTATAGCTAGCTATTGCATTTCCGAAATAGTGGTAGCGCTCATCGTTTTCGTAGTTCTCATAACGCACCCAGTACGGGTTGTTGGAGTAGATGGGCCGCAGGTCAGTAGGGCTCCGCCAGTTCCAGGTGATGTTCTGCCGGTTGCGGAAGTAAGCTTCTTTTTGCTCCTTAACATCCACGTTGGTCTGCCACCATTCCCGGAACTGCTCCATCACATTGAAGCCGCTGTAGCCGGTACCGTAACGGCCTAGGCCATTGTTCTTGGTGAAGTTGATCGTGGCGCTAGTCATTAGCTTTGCCGTGGGCTTGAACGACGCCGCCAGGTTGACCATGTTCTTCTCTACCTTGCTGTTGGGCAGAATGCCTTTGTTGTAGGTGTTCGTGTAGCCTAGCTTGAAGGTCGCCACATCGTTACCGCCGTCGATGGTAAAGTTGTTGTTCAGCGATACCGCGTCTTGTAGGAAGTAGTTAGGATCATTCTTGGCACCCACCCACGGGGTAGCCTGATGATAAGTAGGAGAGCTAGGATCTAGCGAATTCCATTGATACACCAGCTGATTAGGGTTGAAAGGGGCTCCGTAAGAAGCATCTTCGGTGAACGGAACTACTAAATCAATCACGCCATCACCATTGATATCCCGTTGGTTGAAGTAGCTCTTCTCATCAGGACCGTAGAAAGGGCCGTAGCCAGCGCCATACTCCTTTTGGTATTTAACAAAGGTGCTTCTATCAACGAAGCCCATCTGCGCCCCTAGGTTCACCGTAACGCCTAAGCCTTTCTTGCCTTTTTTGGTCGTGATGAGTACTACCCCGTTTGAAGCGCGGGAGCCGTACAGGGCCGTAGCGGCCGCACCCTTCAGCACCGTGACGGAAGCAATATCATCGGGGTTGACGTCGCCGGCTACGTTGCCGTAGTCATAACCGCCGCGGCCGGTGGCTTGGTCGGTGGTGTTCGTGTTGGCATTGCTGATCGGCACGCCATCCACTACGAAGAGGGCTTGGTTGTTTCCGTACAACGACTTGGTGCCCCGAATCACTACGTTGGTAGAGCCCCCAAGGGAGTTATTCTGCCGGATGTTTACACCCGCTACTTTGCCAGATAAGCCGCTGACAAAGTTTGGGTTACGTGCTTTCGTGACATCTTCGCCTTCTATTTGCGTGGCAGCATACGGTAGCGAGTTCCGGGTTCTTTCC encodes:
- a CDS encoding SusC/RagA family TonB-linked outer membrane protein, whose protein sequence is MKRLLLFTFLLVISLLQQAIAQDRSISGRVTDAAGGQGLPGVTVLVVGTTTGTSTNADGNFSLSVPSSATTLSFTSIGYVAVERAIGTASTLNVSLASDTKQLNEVVVTALGVERTRNSLPYAATQIEGEDVTKARNPNFVSGLSGKVAGVNIRQNNSLGGSTNVVIRGTKSLYGNNQALFVVDGVPISNANTNTTDQATGRGGYDYGNVAGDVNPDDIASVTVLKGAAATALYGSRASNGVVLITTKKGKKGLGVTVNLGAQMGFVDRSTFVKYQKEYGAGYGPFYGPDEKSYFNQRDINGDGVIDLVVPFTEDASYGAPFNPNQLVYQWNSLDPSSPTYHQATPWVGAKNDPNYFLQDAVSLNNNFTIDGGNDVATFKLGYTNTYNKGILPNSKVEKNMVNLAASFKPTAKLMTSATINFTKNNGLGRYGTGYSGFNVMEQFREWWQTNVDVKEQKEAYFRNRQNITWNWRSPTDLRPIYSNNPYWVRYENYENDERYHYFGNAIASYKVNDWFDIMGRVTLDSYDELQEERNAVGSTGTPFYSRYNRTSREYNYDLIANFNKNITDKFNIRGLIGTNFRRNQINSIFAQTSGGLVVPRLYSLSNSINPLNPPTEVDQRWGVNGYFASATLGFKDLAFLDLTARRDESSTLPKGNNVYYYPSVAGSFVFSELLKEQAPWMSYGKARVNYAEVGADAPVYSIYNSYGKQDQEINSSTRPSVGGYGSVPLFSLPNTRNNPNLKPERTKSVEAGVEAAFLNSRIGFEATVYKSNTVDQIIPIQVSTTTGYGFKYVNSGEVENKGVELSGFVTPIKTSNFTWTVNANWTRNRNKVLSLAEGTSNLVLASYQGGVSSNATIGQPFGLIRGSGFTYVNGEKVVGTNGLYAKSPATTVIANPNPAWLGGISNTVSYKGISLYFLVDMRHGGQLFNLDTYYGYGSGLYKETTGLNDLGNPSRSPIAQGGGVILPGVKADGTPNDKRIENLSAIYGNDEPAQMHIYDAGFAKLREASLTYSLPKPLVSRIGLVKSIDLSITGRNLWIISKHVPYADPEDNLGAGAGGNFGLGYMSGSIPATRNIGFNLRFQF
- a CDS encoding type IV toxin-antitoxin system AbiEi family antitoxin, with protein sequence MNTWTEQNLLDLAAAALQEQLQQPVQVQEPQVAATSDPHLHLDGRLLIGEPACGFRVEAKRKFTPAMLAQLRTRNQQSTEPPVLVIPYVSDALGQALQRQGVCYLDTAGNAYLRSTDPPFLVLIRGQRQSQVAAHGPQRAFQPAGVQLLYHLLSTPALLQASYRRLAEQAQVALGSVSILLRSLQQLGLLREEEGIRRWTEPTQVLRRWVEAYGEVVRPKLAAQRYRWLDSNVARQGWQVIELGSQAAWGSEPAAHLLLDGYLLPEFFTIYSTLPRSAVMGQLRLVPDPAGNVEVLSPMPTSLNVERVYPQAVPPLLVYADLLLTADPRNREVAHLLHERYLSDLA
- a CDS encoding SusD/RagB family nutrient-binding outer membrane lipoprotein gives rise to the protein MKKTLLFCIPALLLATSCSKLDELDNINPKAASTIPSTSLVSNAQRMLANTVATPDYNLNPFRLYVQYWAETTYPDESQYNIEIRTINRFFWDPLYRDVLSDLNEAKRLIAADPLLSVTDPVAREKVRANQLASVEVLQVYAWMVLVDTFGDIPYSEALDIDKLNAKFDDDAAIYNDLSTRLNTAIGQFDAANNGLGNADLYYKGSTANWIKFANSLKLRLGMTLADVDAAKAKTLVEAAAPNVFTASTDDTKLTYLSSIPNASQLWVSLVNSGRADFVGANTFVDKLNALKDPRISTYFKPVGGVTPTTYKGGTYGAPNSYEANSAPGTVLEDPTFPATLLSYTEVQFLLAEAVERGFAVGGTAESHYNAAITNSIVADWKGTAASAATYLAQPSVAYATAGTSYKQKIGVQKWIALYNEPVESWKEWRRLDSPALVKPAAAISDIPLRLTYPTTEANLNGANYNAAATAIGGDVVTSKIFWDKF
- a CDS encoding nucleotidyl transferase AbiEii/AbiGii toxin family protein, which codes for MNATYPIWPEHLQPAGMSQAMEALERGFAQFGIDFYLIGAVARDIWLTQVYDEPARRMTKDLDLAVFIHDTAEYEALLSWLQEREGFRLTAHSAFCLLYEPAPNASRVTIDLMPFGAIADEAGTVHFTTRGVERISTVGFTEVLAGAATMITPAGQPWRVVTLPGIVILKLLAWQDRPERGKDATDIWGLLALYFDLVTEEIYTHHLDLLSEEETPDTTKLTLLVGARVLGRHLQQLVAAQPIRARLLALLDAELALQDRSPLARTMSQQGPTLATVLAALTALRAGMQDPGPPTHSNH